The Peromyscus leucopus breed LL Stock unplaced genomic scaffold, UCI_PerLeu_2.1 scaffold_1413, whole genome shotgun sequence genome has a window encoding:
- the LOC114688644 gene encoding mitochondrial import inner membrane translocase subunit Tim13-like → MESGFGSDFGGAGGGKLDPGAIMEQVKVQIAVANAQELLQRMTDKCFRKCIGKPGGSLDNSEQKCIAMCMDRYMDAWNTVSSAYNSRLQRNEPRHC, encoded by the coding sequence ATGGAGAGCGGCTTCGGCTCGGACTTCGGCGGCGCGGGCGGCGGGAAGCTGGACCCGGGGGCCATCATGGAGCAGGTGAAGGTGCAGATCGCCGTGGCCAACGCGCAGGAGCTACTGCAGAGGATGACGGACAAGTGCTTCCGGAAGTGCATCGGGAAGCCCGGGGGCTCCTTGGATAACTCGGAACAGAAATGCATCGCCATGTGCATGGACCGCTACATGGACGCCTGGAACACCGTGTCCAGCGCCTACAACTCTCGGCTGCAGCGGAACGAGCCTAGACACTGTTAA